AAATTGTTCTTTAAGAGtcactttaaacatttatttggtgtgaaatagaataaaattcaCTGAAAAACAAGCTTTAGGATTTTGTGTTTCTCATGTGAAGTTTTTTGTGCGTAATTTAGACAGATATCAGTtggtgaaaaacaaaactgatattAAGCGTGAAACACAAAGCATTTGGGGGAAATTTAACCATGATGATTTTGGTGGGGGATTTCAAACCACTTACAGCTGCAGAGAATTTGATAAGCTTGACTGTGGAGGAGCCTGGGACTGTTGGACAACTGAACATCACATGGGTACCAGGAGAGGAAATGGGTGACACCTCCTACAATGTAACATGGTTTGAAGAAACCAGTATTGGTTCTGAGCAGTTCATTTATAAAGGCGGCTCGATTCTCGTTGGTTAGTACAACATTCCTGTCAGTGTgagaaagaatatttctttataaCAATTTTTGTGCAAAGTTATCTATGACAAGACCTTACAGCAAAGATGCATTTAAACCATTTATTGACCATGGGGGAAAATATAGTGATAATCGTATACTGTGTTTGCGCAAATATTTATGAAAGGAGTTTTTTAACAGGTTACAAGCAGAATAAATACATAATCCATGGTCTTCTGAGCTACTGGAATTACCTAGTCAGTGTCAGACCTTCAACAGAAATCGGCCTTTCACCTGCCGAGAACTACACCGTCGCTCGTACTTTGGATTCAGGTAATCTCTCAAGTGTCTCTTCTATCTCCCGGCTTCTGTCTTTTAGTCTTACTGTGTCTCTTATTTTTTAGGTACCTATATATCTCTTTCTTCCTAAGCTATTTAAAGTAATGGTGCAGGTGCTGTTCTGCAGTACTTTCAACAAGATTTTGCTATGATGACAGATAAAGATTCTGATTCTACATGAGCATAATTCTGTGTCAATTAATTGCtcattaatgttattattaaagaagCTGTTTCACTCTTCCTGCTGAATATGGCTGTTAATGTCGTCGGATGACCATCTTAGCCTTATCATATAATTCTTTAAATAAGGATTGACAACTTGGAGTATTATGTAGATATATAGATTTATCCGTCATGGATGATGTGGTCCTGTCATTGAATGTGAATGTTTTGCTCATTTTGTGTAACCTGAACTACATACACTATTTTTTCAGCACCTGGCGAAGTCGAGATATTCACAATAAACCAGCCTTCAGACTCTGCAACATATCTTCAATTTACCGTCAGCTGCccgaaagagaaagagagaaacggAGTTAtcctctgttttgttttcagaacttTTGTTCTAGCAAATGAGGTAATTTTTTACTTACCTGATTGAAAGGATTTTTCGTTAAATAGTTTGGTTATCGTACTCCACCCGAACGAAGCGATAGTGAGATATTAAATTTTTCCATCTTGGTGGGAGATACGTTTGCTATACATCATGTTTCAGACGCTGGGTTCTGTGAGTGCTACAAGAGGCTGCAACCAAAACTACACTTTTAAAGCTCCCGTGAAGGCAGAAACTAATTACACATTTGAGGTGAGACATGGACTTACACGTTATCGTGATATTCATACAAACTGCCtgtccttttatttcttatctaCAATTGTCATTTGATAGTCATACAAACGAAATTCTACGTATTTGCTTAATCATACGCATATACAGCCAACAGTTGATTTCAGATTTTTGTCCACAGGCCTTTGCAAAGACCAGCAAGCATGAAGGAATTTCTAAGACTAGCAAGTTTTATGTTGCACCTAGAGGTAAGGCACATCTGTTAATATTAgtttatacagtttttaaagACATAACACATAAAACGAGTTTTGATAATGTGGCTTGTATATTTGTACATGTCTGTTTGTCGACGATGGGCATCATTCCTTACATCCAAGTGTATTTAAGCCACCCCTCTCTTAACTTCAGACTTCCCTGTCATTGTCTTAGTCATGTGTGTCCAGTCTGACCATGacttgtctctctgtctttataATTGTCATAAAACGTtcacaaagaaaggaaatatttagaCCACTTGGATCCTAAATAACTTAATATCTTGCTGAAGCACAAACCCACAATTCTTTAGAAGACTAGATTAAGAATAGTGTTGTATGCACTTGAAATGGAGATACCCGTGTTTATGCCAAATGTTGTGATGATCATTAACTGAAGTTTTGGAAATAATGTGTATGCAGGGAACGAACAAACCGTACAGCGTTGAGTATTTGTCCAATATTCTTTAGTATGAAGGCAAAGAGCTTGGTATATGCAATACAGATACTGCCTTAAGGTTCGCTCATAGTGAATTGCAACAATGTCGTTAACTGattgttattacatttttagtGTCTCTACTCCTAGTACAATATCATCGTAACCTTTTTAAAGGTTATCGTATGGCAAAAAGACCTGCATTGTTGTTTCAGCTCCAACATTGACTGTCGATCCTGGCTTCGGTGGGTCACTTCTGAAAGATGCTAGTGATGTGACCCAAACCTCAGCCGTGATAAATATCTGTCCTTGTCTGGTCACAGACCGCTCACAGGGACACATCACACTAGCAGGTCTTATAGTCTGCAATGGAAACTGCGAAACCTGTAAGGATAGTTAGACATTAGACATTAGACATTTCTAACTCTCGTTTTTACGTAGACTTCAAATCACAGAAAACAACCAAGAAACGTCTTGAGCATCAAAGTTGTAACAAAgcaatagagaaaaaaaaaacgtttaatttTGTGGTcatattgaaatatttgtttcaaaaaagtTTAGTTACTAATTCAAAAGGAGgtggaaaaagagagaaatgattgTTAACTTGCCCTCTCTTATTATATATGACAGCTTCTGATCCTAATTATTTCCGATCTGGTGTCATGACGTGGAAAGAATTCAGGGACAAGGGCTATGAGGGAAGTTACAGGCCGACCCCTGATGACTGGCATGAGACTCAAGACGTTGGTGAGTGAGATGTTATCATACAATTCGCCTTCTAACAAGGAAATAACGGTAGAAACTGAAATAGATTAACAGACTTACAGAAAGAACTGAAGAAGTGCACAGTTAAACACCCTCGGAGGCACCTGAGTTCTGTCTCGGTCACAGTATTTGTAAAATTCTCCTGACAACAGCTCTTTGTACCCTCTCAGTATGTAACTTATTGAGCAATTGTCCAATAACTAATACCAAAGCCACCATATGGTCAGTTGACAGTCCAGTACTGCTACATGGAGACTTATCCACCAATTAAATTTATCTCACTATGTGCTTTTCACAAACTGAAAGTAGGTTTTCCTGGAATCTTTTGACACTTTGGTGTCAATGTACTTTTTATGAAGGATAACAAATCAACCCCGCCTTGAAGATATTAATGAGTAATGTACATGTTTAGTTCTTCATGAGTTGGATTGGTGACCAACATTCTTCTGTTCAAACAGTGTCATCCCGAAAGAAAAGGTCAACCTTCCAGTCACGTTCCATCCGCGAAATTCTCAATAAGATACAGTTCACCTTAGGGGGTGACGTGGACTGTGAGCAGATGGACAAAAGTGTTTACTGTAACGGACCCTTGCCCCCTGGCTACACATTTGTGTAAGTCTTCTGATGAAAAACGTTATCTCTTAGTCTGTTAATCTtagtatttttagtattttcttttgttgtattttaataCTGTTCTAGAATGATTTACTGATACAATCAATACCTAAGCAGTTATGTAAGTAATTGTGCTTGCTATCTGAGCATAACATTACTGCGAATGCAATTAATCTGCAAATGTATTGCATCATGAGCGTGTCAATTGTTTTGACTGTTACAGAGTCAAGGTGTTTGCTTGTACCGCAGGAGGATGCAAACAGTCAGACACTGGTATTGTTATCATCACCCTAGGTGAAGGGAAGTATCTCTCGCCAGCCCCACATTGTTTTCCTTGTCCTTCAAATTAAGGCTGATaatgacataaatatttatagtaaTCACAGGCAGAGGGAAACTTGGGAGGAAATCAATAGTTATTATACAAGCGCTTGTTATTGTCTATATCATATATCATTCATTCACTGTTTATGCAGTGGAAAAGGTCGATGGTCAAAGATGAAACAAACTTTGTCTgcattttacttatttttcaggTATTGGTTGTAACTTGAATGActgtaaaaatatgaatattgaattttctattttattttgaatgtagAACCTGTAACAAACCTTGGGGCTGTAGTAGGAGGCGTCCTCGGTGCATTAGCTGCTCTCGTCATCGTTGTTCTGATTATCGTCTTCGTGAAGCGACGAAGCCGACGGTACGTAGAAAGTCTCCAAGGAAACAGGACGTCAGGACACGTGTCGTCAAAGGTGGACTTTGAAAACATAGAGAAATCAAGAAGTTACtcaaagtcaaagaaaaatatcaaatttaaaatttctgtAGACTCTTTAACCCTCTCAAGGGTATTGAGAAACTCCtcgttttataaaatgttagaTGAGAAGatacttttaaacattctttagTTTCAgtgtatttgtaaacaaatcacCCGATATGAATTCATGATTTTCTAGTTTATCCAAAGTCCATTTAGGCTGAACTCTTTCCGTGTTGTCTTCACAGTATTGATAGAACTAGATTTAAGTAGATAGCTATAAAACTGTTCTCTATGTTAATCAACTTAAgcctaaaactaaaaattctatttttgaTAAGATCAACAAGGAAGCAGCCTCTCTCTCTAAAGACTGTACAAGATGGGGTggactttttattttgagaattatTTCTTAGAAACAGTAGTATAATACTAGTTTCACTTATTCAGATGACAATATTTAACAACAATAAGTATGTATTTgaagaacaattctgtcaaaACATAGAAAGTTGTATACTAGTGGTAGTTGTGACtgcttacattttaaattaaagcaaatGTGGATCTTGAAGCTCTGTCatataaagatttatttattcattcatagTAGACCTACGAAGAGGATCCAGAAGTATGTTCCAAGTATAAAAAGACTAAGGTAAGAacatagttttcttttctctgatttgaatgttttctgttgCACTGACAACATAGTATAGAGATGTACATAATTTGGCTGTTATTCCCCTTAGTAGTGAAAACCTGAAGTGCTAGGAAATTTGTAAGACACCTGAGATCCCTCcttaaaggaaataatttttggCATAAAATTCTGTTTAGCACTAAGTATTGGAGACGGGTACTAGGGGAGGAGAACTTTGAAATCATAGTGTACCCATCACTCAGTCAAAGAATGGCTTGTCTGTCTGTAAAAGGCACTCAACTAAGCTGAGGGACTTCAAATCGCGATTGGATTTACTACATCGTGATTCCAACCTTCACTTCCAAGAGGAATTTCAGGTAGGTCGGTGTGTGAGTAAAAACTATTTCGgaattaatgtttaaaaagctTTTAGTTTAGCAAAAGATTTTTGATGCCAGCCGGCATGggtaaaaatgtcataaatccaaaagataaaaaaaaattaaatcattgcAATTATAAAGACTATCATGAACGACTATGCGTGATTTCTCGACTATACTTCTTCAAACAGACAAGCCCATTGACTCTGGCTTCCCTATGAATTTATAATTTATGATCCCTTGACTTAAAGCTGACCATACACGTTTGCATCATTTTAGGACAAATATACCCAGCAAATACAACCTGATAATAACAGATATTTCAGTCTAGACTTAAAGTCTTTATCACATGTCATAGCCATGTTTGATACATACTACGTCCTGTAAATGTTTGGTACAGATAATACCAGCTACAGGGAAAGATTTGCTAGCATGAGatcacatttcaaaataaattactacATACGTGGAAATGTTTTCCTTCGTTAACCCTGTTAGTCTAAACCTTTGTGAAATGTGATAACAGGATCTGTGCAGCAGTCAGGAGAGACAAGCTTCACAATTCACGATGCGTGCAGGAAACGAGCCAGTCAACCGTGTCAAGAACAGGAGTCAGGAGGCACTTCCATGTAAGAAAGGTTAAATAACGTCCTTTGAAAAAAACTATATCatcataaaattaatgtttatactTTTCCGTTTTCATCTCCGACTACGAATACgttaaaaattttgatttgcgcgtgaactgtgaactgtgggGATTTTTCTAATCTTTCAGATGACCATTCACGAGTGGTATTAATCAACAGTCAAAACAGCGACTACATCAACGCCAGCTACATCGCAGTGCGTGTTGAGCTTTTTTGTCAACCAGGTGTCAAAGTGTAATGTTACTGTGTCAGAGGTCTACAGAATTACAATTATTAATCTTGTTAATTGTTAATCTGGATTAACGtgatgtaaacatgttttcgAGACTTCGTAGGCTGTTATGATACTTATATTTTCTTCATAACGGGATTCAGTTCTAAGCAAGATATTTTTCAGCTGCTCAACACTAGCATCCCAAactatttacttgtttttgtaTCGTTGACAGGGAGCTGATTCTCCGTGTGAATACATAGCTACACAGGCACCACTGTATTCTACTCTGTCTGACTTCTGGCGAATGGTCTACGAGCACAGGACAGGGGTCATCGTCATGTTATGTGACAGTGTAGAAAATGGAAAGGTCAGCGGAGTCTACAACTctattgtaaatatatatatagcacttCTTTCCAGCCTAGGGTATCTTCCTATATATTTCATacaatctacatttttttcctttacttaGAAAATGGTTGACCCGTACTGGCCTGACGAAATCAACGTACCAGTGCGACACGGCGAGCTGACTGTCACGATGACCGGTGTCTCTGTCCTTGATGCATATGCAATGCGCCAGATAAAAGTGACAATGGTAGGTGCTGTTCACATATCTTTAATAAATAGGTCtaagctatatataaatatttccagGGCTCTTGAAAGTAATTTTACGCAACTAACTTACGGATTTTTTATAATTAGGTGCGCGAAATCAAAGCAGAGGAAAGGAGTTAGAAATGTGGGAGTGGATCATGGGATTGGGGcagacatttctttttcaaataagAAGTCCTATTTGATCTTCCATTTCATATgccttttaaatatttctattacTTTAGTAGTGTCTTAATCCAAACTATGATATTTGATTGGCCTTTTAAAATAAGTCTAACTATTGtacaattgttgttgttgactgtttGTCTCTATGCAGAAAGATCGACAGGACCTGAGAGTTACCCAGCTGTGCATTCGTGGTTGGAGTGAGCGAGGATGCAGCATTCCTGCTGAAAAACTGATTGATGTCATCCGTGTTGCTGGTCGAGAGGCAACAAAATCGAGCGGACCTGTCACAGTCCACTGCAAGTAATGCGGACTTTGTATTATTAATCTAACATTCGTGCCATTATAGTTAATTGCTGTAATAAACGAAGGGCTTTCAATCGTAAACTATGACCAGCTGATTGGCTGAATATTTGATTCACTTGTACAACACATTTAGCATCCGCTTGGTAGAACGAAGTTTTATTGCGACAAAAGAAACTTCTTGATTGTAAGCTGCATTGCTTCTtagaaaatgtcttctttctctccacattTTTCAGTCTCGGCGTTGGCAGGACTGGCATGTTCATTGCCCTCGATCTTTTGACTCGTTTTGTGGACAACCACGCGCTAAACCTTGTGGTGAACGTCTACGATGTTGTCCAGAGAATGATGGGATGTCGTCCGAACATAATTCAGACGCTGGtactaaacatttttgtgcattatATAATGATACAAAACTTAGGTAAAGTCTTTTCTTCCTGAGGATCCTCACTCATTTTTCCTGAAACAAGCCGAATATCATCAATGTGCAAtactatttcatttttaaaaaaattgaggtGGCTAAAACACACGCCTTAATGTAGATATCATGCATATCGTTCTCCTGAAACGATGACCAAGATTAAAAGCAGTAACCATATGCTTTATGTTGTGAAGACCCAGTATATGTTCATACATGATGTCCTCGGGGTGATCATCggaaagaagatgaagaatggCTCAAGGGGAGCCACATCAAGTGTTGTGTATCAGAACGAAGGGCACACAATCAACGAGTATAATGAGCTGCATGAACACAGTgagttattgttttgtttacacgCTGGGACTTTTTgcttgtatgtgtttgtatctaAGGTCAGATGATTCATACATATAGCATTCTGTTAATTTGTAATCTTACAATATTTCTGatttagtaaaaagaaaaacactgtCTGTTTTAGATTCTTATtagaaaatgtattattttggtGAAAATAATGTCTATTAATGTTTATAGCTATTGTTAGAGTAAAAATGTTTCCACTAGagttattatattttatcacCAAATGCCCGACAGTATCGTTCGTTAGACGCACGTTTAATAGCTGAAGGTTTGTGTGTTACATAGTGTGGAGTTTTCAATATTCGATTCTGTATTCTTTTAACTAGGTTTTAATCAGAATGGTTGCCCGATTGATATATTTAAAAGCTGTACTTAGTTCTTCATTAAAACACTTTGTTGATACTTACTGTTTCTTTTGTCCTTCACAGTTCGAGACGAGCACGTCTACAGTGCTCTTAATGAGCATCAGATGAAGTGACGACCACTTTTCTAAGAGACCACTTTCTCTAATGACAAGAACTAAAACAAGATGAGAGAAGCTCTAAGGACAATTAAAAAAGAGACAGTAAATCATTTCCACATACAGGCTACAGCAGGCAGTCTCTGACTTCCACAGTCGTGAAACAAAGATTCAATCTTAAAAGTggatttgtatttttcagtCATTCAATAGTGAATGTTATCGTGTAGATCAAACGAAATAACTATGTGAtacctaataaaaaaaaacagtaatgcGATTATCTATACAGGTTCATGAACATGTAGTGcttttataaaacacacacattcacttcaTTGTTTTCCAAGACaatgacacaaatattttaggATGTATATAAGCAACATATTTAAATGCATAAGCAGATGCTATATTATGCTTGTTCCAAAATCGtctgaaaataaactttgtgtTTTTACGGTATCTAGTATAATCTCTGAACGATTTAACTTTACAGGAAAGTAAGCAATGAAACGGAGCGCCTTCAACTGTTGATGTTACTTCCCCTTTCAACTATCTCCATTGATAAATAGGATCAAGTAATTAAGTTAAAAGGGATCACAACAGACGCAAAAGAGTTGTTTGCCTCCACCTCTCCCATCACGCCCCACCCCTTCCCAGTGATTGCTGCAAAGGGAGAGGTCACGTTCCCTTCTCTCctcatttatttaaatcattCTTGCTATTCTTTCTTTAGAAGCACGCCAAACTGATTTACTTTACACTACTAACATCTGTTGGCATTTGTGTGTCACCGTTCTCTACCTTTCAACATTTTATACATCAGGCTGCTCATTAAAGTGTCTCTGTTGCTAGGAAACACCCATGAACGGGCTGATTATTGATGTTATTATCACCTCATTACTCACAGACATAATAATTATAGTTAGAAGGACAATGTCGTCAATATGTATAGAATATAAAACAGTAGCTCAAACGATATAAGTGGGAAATCAAAGGTCAGGCAGAGATGAGATCGACCGTTTGGAGAGATCACATGAGACGAACACCACAAACGCTGATACAGTGGAAAGGAAACGAAACATAAACAGTGCGTCTGATGTCTCGTGCGCAGAGCAATGTTCGGGGTAATCCTTAGATAAACATTAATCTCAAGCAGACGTATCTCTATTTGCATTTCTGTCAGATCCCACAATATCACCAGTGGCCGACATTGCGTTCTGACCTCAATGCAAGAAGACTACTAGAAGGAGAACTAGAAAGGAGTGTTGAAGGTAGTACTGAGTAAGGATATCCTCGTCGTACTCTGTAATTTAAAAGCCAAGTCGACCCAGATGCACACAGAGAGTGGGCATGAATAATAAGCAGATTTAGTCTAACGGAAAGAATGAACGAGGTGTAAAGTTGTCACACGCCCATATTCTCGCAAAAGGTCAAGGAGGGTAGCCTGGTATTCCCCAGATGGCTTTAtatgggagaccaaagcagacttggaaaagaacagtagagagcgaggcaaaggatacataggcccaactgaggggggttGCCATATACCGGATCCGCTGTGCATATTTAACTATTTTAATATAGCATTTTTCCCCCCAAGAACAATGGATGAAGTTTTCTtgattgaaatgaaaataatccaGACCATACGGTAAACCGCAAAGTCAATGACAAACAGtccagaaaaaatatgttatcTACAATTGATTTATTAGAGTAACACTAAAAACCGCTGGTTACTTCTTTTTTGACGGGTCATAAATTACTGAAAGCATTTTTTAGGGGGACTGCACAGAACACAATGCTTGAAATGGTATTTTTATGGTAGGCATAAGTGGTTAATGTCTCCGTTAGTTAGCAGACTGGCAGGTTTTTATGCTGTTTTGTTCATCTTCTCTGCACCTGTATCGTGGTCGTTTCTCTCTTTACATCAACGTGTTGTCAGGGGCCAGGTATAGAATACAGTTAATTGATGTCTTTTTAcccttgtttgtttctttcttttttcacattttctgtagaAGCTGTAGAACCAGTTATCCTAGAAGTAAAATATGATCTCCTATACTTTCGACAAGGATGTCAACTATTCAAGGATCCTTGAACATGTTAGCCACACTGCGATTTTGATTGCAGTATTTGCTTTCTGCACGCCCTTCTGTGCCACATTTTGCTCATTTACAGAATACCTCCCAACAAGGAAGTTACATTTCACGATCCAATGGGACCGATAACGAAACCTGCAATATGAGTTaactgaaatgaaatatttgtttattgcaAACAGGAAGGATAAAACTGAGCGTTGACAATTACAATTGTTTTCCAATACTAGTGTGGTAGAACTAGAGGAACAAGGAAAACGATACGAAACGCATTAAAGCTGTCTCGTTTGATAAATATTCTCCTCTTAAAAGACGTCCTTATTGAACAACTTCAAGCACTTGAAGCATACATAAGTGCGTGGGATTTTCCCAGCGTGAAAAAATCACTACAGTCTATCCTCGCTCGTAGACTTATTTAAGCTACTGTGCTATGCGGAAGAAAGAATAGGACGACGCCCGAAGCCTGAAACGGAAGAAAATGTGCTCTTTTCGAAAGGAGatgggaatttaaaaaaaatagtatatttactgCACCAACTTCGTTCTGCGCTGAGTATtattctagaaaaaaattaagttgtgTGAAATCGTAAACGGCATTCCGACTAGAACTGCTGTTGCAACAAGATTAAAAGATTTTGCATTGTGTTTCTTTTGGTTAATCATTAAGACACATCAAACCTGGTTTTATCAGAGGTATTAGATAATGTTGAAGGTAGTGGCATTTGTTGTTAGCAGCTGCAGCGACAGCGGTGATGAGGTCTACATTCTCTGTCTTGTCTTTGTGCTGGGTGATGAGAGAAATCCGTGTATGatcgcgtgcgtgtgtataaTTAagtatttgcatgtgtgttttgtatattaACACGCTCATACATGTTGAGATACAAGAACTTTAGTTACATTAGCATCTTTTAGAAAGATGGCTTTCGAGTTCTGCCACGATAACCCGTTTTGAcaggagagtgatgtcccttgtaCTGTCacgtctgcgccatcttgccattacttagatttGAGATCTATACATggcagtgtcgacttcaaactctgattacTTTACTGCTGCTACTTTAGAAAGTTTTGATGTTGAgttgtcacagcaagcttttcGTGCGATACAGAcaagtctgacatgactgacatcacgTATCTGCATTTTCAGCTTACAATCACGGTTAGTGTGTTGCTCTCACAAGAGTTGTGTTGATTGAACGATATTTCTATCTGCGAAAGTTGGGTCACTGCACCGAAGATTGCGAGTGTACCTCCATACAAATGACACgataactttcagatattttcagatgcagaactttattgacttgTAGATTCCGTGTAATAGCAAGGCTGCACACTGCATGTGTTCAATGTCTTCCTTTTGTCGCTAGTGGTCAgtgcagagagtgcgacctatcATGGCGGGTTACAAGTGCACACATTATATTAAACGTCACTGAAGGCAATGGCTGGGACGGCAGTCTCTGACGACGAGTGGCACTGCCTGTCCTAGTCACTGTCTTGACATGCAGCCTGACCTACCTGGTTCACTGGGTTTTTCTTCCGGGTACTGTTACCAGAAAGTAGCAAGTACATGTAGACTTTCTCTAGTCTACTTGTAACCTCGGCTATAGCTTCCGTTTAGCCAAACGCCTGccattttaattttgtacagGCTACCATGGCTGCAGCCgacaaaaatatatgtatatctgttaCTTTCGTAAACAAAACTTGGATGGAACATGCCGTGTAGAAACATAAAACTTATTCTCTTCAATGTCCGAGAAATATCAGTGAGAACTACAGCTTATGACGTTGTCGCTCACTTTCCCGATAAACATCAAGAACTACCGGGTGCATGGCTAACTCC
The sequence above is a segment of the Pomacea canaliculata isolate SZHN2017 linkage group LG6, ASM307304v1, whole genome shotgun sequence genome. Coding sequences within it:
- the LOC112566744 gene encoding uncharacterized protein LOC112566744; its protein translation is MTASDPNYFRSGVMTWKEFRDKGYEGSYRPTPDDWHETQDVVSSRKKRSTFQSRSIREILNKIQFTLGGDVDCEQMDKSVYCNGPLPPGYTFVVKVFACTAGGCKQSDTGIVIITLGEGKYLSPAPHCFPCPSN
- the LOC112566743 gene encoding receptor-type tyrosine-protein phosphatase O-like, whose product is MRAGNEPVNRVKNRSQEALPYDHSRVVLINSQNSDYINASYIAGADSPCEYIATQAPLYSTLSDFWRMVYEHRTGVIVMLCDSVENGKKMVDPYWPDEINVPVRHGELTVTMTGVSVLDAYAMRQIKVTMKDRQDLRVTQLCIRGWSERGCSIPAEKLIDVIRVAGREATKSSGPVTVHCNLGVGRTGMFIALDLLTRFVDNHALNLVVNVYDVVQRMMGCRPNIIQTLTQYMFIHDVLGVIIGKKMKNGSRGATSSVVYQNEGHTINEYNELHEHIRDEHVYSALNEHQMK